From the Leifsonia sp. AG29 genome, one window contains:
- a CDS encoding CHY zinc finger protein codes for MSGGTRVSGGQARGVGGGVAAGGGIRVLGAVVDDQTRCTHYRTELDVIAIRFACCGEYYPCHACHAEAAGHPARQWPVEDRGEKAVLCGVCRTELTIERYLGVDACPACGAAFNPGCKLHTGLYFEE; via the coding sequence GTGAGCGGGGGGACACGGGTGAGCGGGGGGCAGGCGCGCGGGGTCGGCGGCGGAGTCGCGGCGGGCGGCGGTATCCGGGTGCTCGGTGCGGTCGTGGATGACCAGACGCGGTGCACGCACTACCGGACGGAGCTCGACGTCATCGCGATCCGCTTCGCCTGCTGCGGCGAGTACTACCCGTGTCACGCGTGCCACGCGGAAGCGGCCGGCCACCCGGCGCGGCAGTGGCCCGTCGAGGACCGCGGCGAGAAGGCGGTGCTCTGCGGCGTGTGCCGGACCGAACTCACGATCGAGCGCTACCTCGGCGTGGACGCCTGTCCGGCGTGCGGTGCGGCCTTCAACCCGGGGTGCAAGCTGCATACCGGGCTCTACTTCGAGGAGTGA
- a CDS encoding class I SAM-dependent methyltransferase, which translates to MSEEIRRRFDERAPEYDRSDMHRELAEAVAAFIALDALPATTPDTDSHATSRPVSHATLRPASRAASGAATILDVGTGTALLLRALHRREPRLNLIGVDLSPGMLEVARAALPSAELMEGDAARLPVGEASADVVTCVTALHLFDDPAAAVGEWGRVLRPGGRVVTATFTAVDRSRHPSATADHHALFATPERLGALLRPIGRIPLRHEHWSHGDDTVLIAEFGPAPARSAT; encoded by the coding sequence GTGAGCGAAGAGATCCGCCGCCGTTTCGACGAGCGCGCACCGGAATACGACCGGTCCGACATGCACCGCGAACTCGCGGAGGCCGTGGCTGCGTTCATTGCGCTCGACGCCCTCCCCGCAACAACGCCCGACACCGACTCCCACGCCACCTCGCGCCCCGTCTCGCACGCCACCTTGCGCCCCGCCTCCCGCGCCGCTTCCGGCGCAGCAACCATCCTCGACGTCGGCACCGGAACCGCCCTCCTCCTCCGCGCCCTCCACCGCCGCGAGCCGCGGCTCAACCTGATCGGCGTCGACCTCTCCCCCGGCATGCTGGAGGTCGCCCGCGCGGCCCTCCCGAGCGCCGAGCTGATGGAGGGTGACGCTGCGCGCCTCCCGGTGGGCGAAGCCTCCGCCGATGTCGTCACGTGCGTGACAGCGCTGCACCTGTTCGACGACCCGGCCGCTGCGGTCGGTGAGTGGGGCCGGGTCCTCAGGCCTGGAGGGAGGGTCGTCACGGCGACCTTCACGGCGGTCGACCGGAGTCGGCACCCCTCGGCGACGGCTGACCATCACGCGCTCTTCGCCACGCCCGAACGGCTCGGCGCGCTCTTGCGACCGATCGGGCGGATCCCGCTCCGGCACGAGCACTGGAGCCACGGGGACGACACCGTCCTGATCGCCGAATTCGGACCCGCACCGGCCCGCTCGGCCACCTGA
- a CDS encoding ExeM/NucH family extracellular endonuclease yields the protein MSTRAGRLARAAAAAIAGAGLAAGALVATPALASTDGTGVVINEAYLSGGSAGAAFTNKFVELYNPGDQGVSLTGWSLQYRSAGGTGASNGVVPLTGSIAAKGYYLVSGASNGTAGAALPAPDVASTSLNPSGTTGTLILAKSPTALSLPTGSVTGDATVADLLGYGGSNTFETAKAAAPSGNTDVKSLVRASFKDTDDNSADFSLSASITPQNTASSGGGTDPGAGDPGQPGDAVSIADIQGTGDTSPKAGQTVTTTGFVTAQYATGGFNGFYLQTAGTGGAVDLATHTASDAVFVFGSSAAAGVKIGDYVSVTGAVSEYQGLTEITASKVGQLDKAGVSAPAPATVGLPGTDAQRESLEGMLIAPQGAFTVTDVYDANQYGEIALAAGDKPLVQPTETARPGTPEYTAAIADNKARAVTLDDGASTNFLSAANKSKPLPYLSLTAPVRVGEPVTFTKPVILDYRNSTWKFQPTSELTPAVAADVQPVTFGNTRTAAPENVGGDLRLATFNVLNYFTTTGDQLSGCTFYTDRAGNPITVNSGCDARGAANAENLKRQQDKIVAAINGLGADVVSLEEIENSARFGENRDSALSTLVAALNTAAGSEVWAFVPSPTKLPATEDVIRTAFIYKKANAVPVGGSVILDDAAFSNARQPLAQAFKKVGTKDSDAFIAIVNHFKSKGSGTGADADQGDGQGASNASRVKQATALVAFADERKKTLGLDKVLLIGDFNAYLKEDPIKVLTDAGYVDQVSTRTTKHTYSFDGTVGSLDHVLASPAADKAIAGADVWNINSGESVALEYSRYNYNVTNLYAPDQYRSSDHDPIVVGLGLKAAPVNLNLLNINDFHGRIDSNTVKFAGTIEKLRAEGGDPSTLFLSAGDNIGASLFASASAGDVPTLDVLNALGLKTSAVGNHEFDRGYTDLTGRVKDAAAFSYLGANVYKKGTKDPALPEYAVFPVDGLKVGVIGAVTQETPTLVSPGGVSTLDFGDPVEAVNRVAGELTDGDPANGEADVIVAEYHEGAGFGTPEGATLDQEVAAGGAFADIVTKTSAKVSAIFTGHTHKVYAWDAPVPGVDGATRPIVQTGSYGENIGQITLTVDPETDTVTGHTARNVARTTDSDASLVAAYPRVAQVKTIVDKALADAAAIGNQKVGSVTKDITTAYLNGARDDRMSESTLGNLVADSLLSTLSPADLGGAEIGVVNPGGLRAELLYGTDGSVTYAQANAVLPFVNNLWTTTLTGAQFKEALEQQWQRNADGTVPSRPFLNLGLSKNVSYTYDASRPEGDRITSIIVNGQPIDPAKPYRIGSFSFLLQGGDNFRAFAAGKDTKDSGLIDRDAWIGYIEKNSPLSPSFARRGVGVSGVPTGTLQPGQQVSFAVSKLNLTSLGSPANTRLDLTWAGSGAALGSVPVDASGNATATFTVPADAAGASTLVLTAPDSGTTVRVALSVADAPSNPKPAKDPKAAKESALKKALEGLVSTDKASYRPGDPIRVTVGAELAGSWVSVWAYSPAESISGGWVQVPADGVLKLTLPKDLGNGNHKLSVQDAQNDVLGWATMKVKADAGHGPGKGLIDLIAGAILSIIGWALVH from the coding sequence ATGTCAACCAGAGCAGGCAGGCTGGCACGCGCCGCCGCCGCCGCGATCGCAGGGGCCGGCCTCGCCGCGGGCGCCCTCGTCGCGACGCCGGCGCTCGCCAGCACGGACGGCACGGGTGTCGTCATCAACGAGGCGTACCTGTCCGGCGGGAGCGCCGGCGCCGCCTTCACGAACAAGTTCGTCGAGCTCTACAACCCGGGCGACCAGGGTGTCAGCCTGACCGGGTGGAGCCTCCAGTACCGGTCGGCAGGAGGCACGGGCGCCTCCAACGGCGTCGTCCCGCTCACCGGATCGATCGCCGCCAAGGGGTACTACCTCGTCTCCGGCGCCTCCAACGGCACGGCGGGCGCAGCCCTCCCGGCACCCGATGTCGCCAGCACCTCGCTCAACCCGAGCGGGACGACCGGCACCCTGATCCTCGCGAAGTCCCCGACGGCGCTCAGCCTCCCGACCGGTTCCGTCACCGGCGACGCGACCGTGGCCGACCTGCTCGGCTACGGCGGATCGAACACCTTCGAGACCGCGAAGGCCGCAGCGCCCTCCGGCAACACCGACGTGAAGTCGCTCGTCCGCGCCTCCTTCAAAGACACCGACGACAACAGCGCCGACTTCAGCCTGAGCGCCTCGATCACGCCGCAGAACACGGCGAGCTCCGGCGGCGGGACGGATCCGGGCGCGGGCGACCCCGGCCAGCCCGGCGACGCGGTCTCGATCGCCGACATCCAGGGCACGGGAGACACGAGCCCCAAGGCCGGCCAGACCGTGACCACCACGGGCTTCGTCACCGCCCAGTACGCGACCGGCGGCTTCAACGGCTTCTACCTGCAGACCGCGGGGACGGGCGGTGCGGTCGACCTCGCCACGCACACGGCCTCCGACGCCGTCTTCGTCTTCGGCTCCTCGGCCGCCGCAGGCGTGAAGATCGGCGACTACGTCTCGGTCACCGGTGCCGTCAGCGAGTACCAGGGCCTCACGGAGATCACCGCGTCGAAGGTCGGGCAGCTCGACAAGGCCGGGGTCTCGGCCCCGGCGCCGGCGACCGTCGGCCTCCCGGGCACGGACGCGCAGCGCGAGAGCCTCGAGGGCATGCTGATCGCCCCGCAGGGCGCCTTCACCGTCACCGACGTGTACGACGCCAACCAGTACGGCGAGATCGCGCTCGCCGCGGGCGACAAGCCGCTGGTGCAGCCGACCGAGACCGCCCGTCCGGGAACCCCCGAGTACACCGCGGCGATCGCGGACAACAAGGCTCGCGCGGTCACCCTCGACGACGGCGCCTCGACCAACTTCCTGAGCGCGGCCAACAAGTCCAAGCCGCTGCCGTACCTGTCGCTGACCGCTCCGGTCCGCGTCGGTGAGCCGGTGACGTTCACGAAGCCGGTCATCCTCGACTACCGGAACAGCACGTGGAAGTTCCAGCCGACGTCCGAGCTCACGCCCGCTGTCGCGGCCGACGTGCAGCCGGTCACGTTCGGCAACACCCGCACGGCTGCGCCCGAGAACGTCGGCGGCGACCTGCGTCTCGCCACGTTCAACGTGCTGAACTACTTCACGACGACCGGCGACCAGCTGAGCGGCTGCACCTTCTACACCGACCGCGCCGGCAACCCGATCACGGTGAACAGCGGCTGCGATGCCCGCGGCGCGGCGAACGCCGAGAACCTCAAGCGCCAGCAGGACAAGATCGTCGCGGCGATCAACGGCCTCGGCGCCGACGTCGTCTCCCTCGAGGAGATCGAGAACTCCGCCCGCTTCGGTGAGAACCGCGACTCGGCCCTCTCGACCCTCGTCGCCGCGCTCAACACGGCGGCCGGCAGCGAGGTCTGGGCCTTCGTGCCGTCGCCGACGAAGCTCCCGGCCACCGAGGACGTCATCCGCACCGCCTTCATCTACAAGAAGGCGAACGCCGTTCCGGTCGGAGGCTCCGTCATCCTCGACGACGCAGCGTTCTCGAACGCGCGCCAGCCGCTCGCCCAGGCCTTCAAGAAGGTCGGCACCAAGGACTCCGACGCCTTCATCGCCATCGTGAACCACTTCAAGTCGAAGGGTTCGGGCACCGGTGCCGACGCCGACCAGGGCGACGGCCAGGGCGCGTCGAACGCCTCCCGGGTCAAGCAGGCGACGGCCCTCGTGGCGTTCGCCGACGAGCGCAAGAAGACCCTCGGGCTCGACAAGGTCCTCCTGATCGGCGACTTCAACGCCTACCTGAAGGAGGACCCGATCAAGGTCCTCACGGACGCCGGCTACGTCGACCAGGTCTCGACCCGCACGACCAAGCACACGTACTCGTTCGACGGGACCGTCGGCTCGCTCGACCACGTCCTCGCCTCCCCGGCCGCCGACAAGGCGATCGCGGGCGCGGACGTCTGGAACATCAACTCCGGCGAGTCGGTGGCGCTCGAGTACAGCCGCTACAACTACAACGTCACCAACCTCTACGCGCCGGACCAGTACCGGTCGAGCGACCACGACCCGATCGTCGTGGGCCTCGGGCTGAAGGCCGCCCCGGTGAACCTCAACCTGCTGAACATCAACGACTTCCACGGTCGCATCGACAGCAACACGGTGAAGTTCGCGGGCACGATCGAGAAGCTCCGCGCCGAGGGCGGCGACCCCAGCACGCTGTTCCTCTCGGCAGGCGACAACATCGGCGCCTCCCTGTTCGCCTCCGCCTCGGCGGGCGACGTCCCGACGCTCGATGTCCTGAACGCTCTCGGGCTGAAGACGAGCGCGGTGGGCAACCACGAGTTCGACAGGGGCTACACCGACCTCACCGGCCGGGTGAAGGACGCCGCCGCGTTCTCCTACCTCGGCGCCAACGTCTACAAGAAGGGCACCAAGGACCCGGCCCTGCCCGAGTACGCGGTGTTCCCGGTCGACGGGCTGAAGGTCGGCGTCATCGGCGCGGTCACCCAGGAGACCCCCACGCTGGTCTCGCCCGGCGGCGTCTCGACGCTCGACTTCGGCGACCCGGTGGAGGCGGTCAACCGCGTCGCCGGCGAGCTCACCGACGGCGACCCCGCCAACGGCGAGGCAGACGTGATCGTCGCCGAGTACCACGAGGGCGCCGGCTTCGGCACGCCCGAGGGCGCGACGCTCGACCAGGAGGTCGCCGCCGGCGGCGCCTTCGCCGACATCGTCACCAAGACGAGCGCCAAGGTCTCGGCGATCTTCACCGGCCACACCCACAAGGTGTACGCGTGGGACGCCCCGGTCCCCGGCGTCGACGGCGCGACCCGTCCGATCGTCCAGACCGGCAGCTACGGCGAGAACATCGGGCAGATCACGCTGACGGTCGACCCGGAGACCGACACGGTCACCGGCCACACCGCTCGCAACGTCGCACGAACGACCGACAGCGACGCGAGTCTCGTCGCCGCCTACCCGCGCGTGGCGCAGGTGAAGACGATCGTCGACAAGGCGCTCGCCGACGCGGCGGCCATCGGCAACCAGAAGGTCGGCTCGGTGACGAAGGACATCACCACCGCCTACCTCAACGGCGCGCGCGACGACCGGATGAGCGAGTCGACGCTCGGCAATCTGGTGGCCGACTCGCTGCTGTCGACGCTGTCGCCCGCCGACCTCGGAGGCGCTGAGATCGGCGTCGTCAACCCGGGCGGCCTGCGTGCTGAGCTCCTCTACGGCACCGACGGGAGCGTGACCTACGCTCAGGCGAACGCCGTGCTGCCGTTCGTGAACAACCTCTGGACGACGACGCTGACCGGCGCCCAGTTCAAGGAGGCGCTCGAGCAGCAGTGGCAGCGGAACGCCGACGGCACCGTGCCCAGCCGGCCGTTCCTCAACCTCGGCCTGTCGAAGAACGTGAGCTACACGTACGACGCGAGCCGGCCTGAGGGCGACCGCATCACGAGCATCATCGTGAACGGTCAGCCCATCGACCCGGCGAAGCCGTACCGGATCGGCTCGTTCTCGTTCCTCCTCCAGGGCGGTGACAACTTCCGCGCCTTCGCGGCCGGGAAGGACACCAAGGACTCGGGCCTCATCGACCGGGACGCCTGGATCGGCTACATCGAGAAGAACAGCCCGCTGTCGCCGAGCTTCGCCCGGCGCGGGGTCGGCGTGAGCGGCGTCCCCACCGGGACGCTCCAGCCCGGCCAGCAGGTCTCGTTCGCGGTGTCCAAGCTGAACCTCACCTCCCTGGGCAGCCCGGCGAACACCAGGCTCGACCTCACCTGGGCGGGCAGCGGCGCGGCACTCGGCAGCGTGCCCGTCGACGCCTCCGGGAACGCCACCGCGACCTTCACGGTGCCGGCCGACGCCGCCGGGGCGAGCACGCTCGTCCTGACGGCACCGGACTCGGGGACCACGGTCCGCGTCGCGCTCTCCGTGGCCGACGCGCCGTCGAACCCGAAGCCGGCCAAGGACCCGAAGGCGGCCAAGGAGTCCGCGCTCAAGAAGGCCCTCGAGGGTCTCGTGAGCACGGACAAGGCCTCCTACCGGCCCGGCGACCCGATCCGCGTGACGGTCGGCGCCGAGCTGGCGGGCAGCTGGGTCTCGGTGTGGGCGTACTCGCCCGCGGAGAGCATCAGCGGCGGATGGGTGCAGGTCCCGGCGGACGGCGTGCTGAAGCTCACGCTCCCGAAGGACCTCGGCAACGGCAACCACAAGCTGTCGGTGCAGGACGCCCAGAACGACGTCCTCGGCTGGGCGACGATGAAGGTGAAGGCCGACGCCGGGCACGGTCCGGGTAAGGGCCTCATCGACCTGATCGCCGGGGCGATCCTCAGCATCATCGGGTGGGCGCTGGTCCACTGA
- a CDS encoding LysR family transcriptional regulator has translation MRIEEIDHFRALAAEGHPALAAETLGISQSTLSRSIARLEAEAGVELFDRRRGHLELNQYGEILLAHAVRAEAELENAMARIEALRDPSAGTVSLAYVSSFGGWLIPRVVREYRELFPEIRFVLNGGTADTVLDALREGAADLAFLSPDPRDADIEWQPLTAERLVLGVPEGHPLAGREGVTVADLEPYDLVALRTGSGLRHIADAYFAAHGVVMAPVVEVTELATLRGLVRDGVGAALIPDTPSEPGIVAVPLADEATRVIGLARNRTRSESAAAAQFAKFVREELGPFVSGAQNS, from the coding sequence ATGCGGATCGAGGAGATCGACCACTTCCGGGCGCTGGCGGCCGAAGGGCACCCGGCGCTGGCGGCCGAGACCCTCGGGATCTCCCAGTCCACGCTCTCGCGCTCCATCGCGCGCCTGGAGGCGGAGGCCGGCGTCGAGCTCTTCGACCGGAGGCGCGGGCACCTCGAGCTGAACCAGTACGGCGAGATCCTCCTCGCCCACGCCGTCCGCGCGGAGGCGGAGCTCGAGAACGCCATGGCGCGGATCGAGGCCCTGCGCGACCCCTCGGCCGGGACCGTGTCGCTGGCCTACGTCTCCTCCTTCGGAGGGTGGTTGATCCCCCGCGTGGTCCGCGAGTACCGGGAGCTGTTCCCCGAGATCCGGTTCGTGCTCAACGGAGGCACCGCCGACACCGTGCTCGATGCCCTCCGCGAGGGCGCCGCCGACCTCGCCTTCCTGAGCCCCGACCCGCGCGACGCCGACATCGAGTGGCAGCCCCTGACGGCCGAGCGACTCGTCCTCGGCGTCCCCGAGGGGCACCCGCTGGCCGGGAGGGAGGGGGTCACCGTCGCCGACCTCGAGCCGTACGACCTCGTCGCCCTGCGCACCGGCTCGGGCCTGCGCCACATCGCGGACGCCTACTTCGCCGCCCACGGCGTCGTCATGGCGCCGGTGGTCGAGGTCACCGAGCTGGCGACCCTCCGGGGGCTCGTGCGGGACGGCGTCGGTGCCGCCCTCATCCCGGACACGCCGAGCGAACCCGGGATCGTGGCCGTCCCGCTCGCCGACGAGGCGACGCGGGTCATCGGCCTCGCCCGCAACCGCACCCGTTCAGAGTCGGCGGCGGCGGCCCAGTTCGCGAAGTTCGTCAGGGAGGAGCTGGGCCCGTTCGTCTCGGGCGCCCAGAACTCCTAG
- a CDS encoding DUF6328 family protein, translated as METHDADPRDGRDESEAQRADRNWNELLQEFRVFQTGTQILAAFLLTLPFQQRFQKLSAFDQGVYLVLVFLAVAITLLALAPVSLHRLLFRQKAKTELVGIGNALLIVCLAAASLLFTGIVLFIVDFLLSPTAGFIAAGCVFLLLLVIWIVLPLAIRARHAHRNGTARDSRPVG; from the coding sequence GTGGAGACGCACGACGCCGACCCGCGCGACGGGCGCGACGAGAGCGAGGCACAGCGCGCGGACCGGAACTGGAACGAGTTGCTGCAGGAGTTCCGCGTCTTCCAGACGGGCACGCAGATCCTCGCAGCGTTCCTTCTGACGCTGCCGTTCCAGCAGCGCTTCCAGAAGCTGAGCGCGTTCGATCAGGGCGTCTACCTGGTCCTCGTCTTCCTCGCGGTCGCGATCACGCTGCTCGCCCTGGCGCCGGTCAGCCTCCACCGACTCCTGTTCCGGCAGAAGGCGAAGACCGAGCTGGTGGGCATCGGCAACGCCCTGCTGATCGTGTGCCTGGCCGCCGCCTCCCTGCTGTTCACCGGGATCGTGCTGTTCATCGTCGACTTCCTCCTCTCGCCGACGGCCGGGTTCATCGCCGCGGGATGCGTGTTCCTGCTCCTCCTCGTCATCTGGATCGTGCTGCCGCTCGCGATCCGGGCGCGCCACGCGCATCGCAACGGCACCGCTCGGGACTCGCGCCCGGTCGGTTGA
- a CDS encoding peptidoglycan-binding protein → MNDASNADLEPLSADELAAEGATPLPDKEVASILDLNADLNLGLGLVAPVDLGVAANANVAAPIEASASANLLSAGSTAVAGADQTAGIQQGIAADAVANSHQVSDMSPTADTTTAPAPAPTATSSGSLTDGNLLNVDINAAADAHIAAPINGAVAANANVAAPIDASVAANIGSIDSQAAAVSHQDAAIDQSITGSADATAGQQSTIGDPAAGGTTPTSTTQP, encoded by the coding sequence ATGAACGACGCGAGCAACGCCGACCTCGAACCCCTCTCCGCCGACGAGCTGGCGGCCGAAGGCGCGACGCCGCTCCCCGACAAGGAGGTCGCCTCCATCCTCGACCTCAACGCCGACCTCAACCTCGGCCTCGGGCTGGTCGCCCCGGTCGACCTCGGTGTCGCGGCGAACGCCAACGTCGCCGCGCCGATCGAGGCGTCGGCCAGCGCGAACCTCCTCTCTGCCGGCTCGACCGCCGTCGCGGGTGCCGACCAGACCGCCGGCATCCAGCAGGGCATCGCCGCCGACGCGGTGGCCAACTCCCACCAGGTGAGCGACATGTCGCCGACGGCCGACACGACGACGGCCCCGGCGCCGGCGCCCACCGCCACCTCATCGGGCTCGCTCACCGACGGCAACCTGCTGAACGTCGACATCAACGCGGCGGCGGATGCGCACATCGCCGCCCCGATCAACGGCGCGGTGGCCGCGAACGCGAACGTCGCGGCACCCATCGACGCCTCCGTGGCCGCGAACATCGGCTCGATCGACAGCCAGGCCGCGGCTGTGTCGCACCAGGACGCGGCGATCGACCAGAGCATCACCGGCTCGGCGGACGCGACCGCCGGCCAGCAGTCGACCATCGGCGACCCGGCCGCGGGCGGCACCACGCCGACGTCGACCACCCAGCCGTGA
- a CDS encoding cold-shock protein: MASGTVKWFNTEKGYGFIAPDDGTADVFAHFSEIAADKGEFRNLAENQKVEYEITRGPKGLQAANIRPL, encoded by the coding sequence ATGGCCTCAGGCACCGTCAAATGGTTCAACACGGAGAAGGGGTACGGGTTCATCGCCCCGGATGACGGCACTGCCGACGTCTTCGCCCACTTCAGTGAGATCGCGGCCGACAAGGGCGAGTTCCGCAACCTCGCCGAGAACCAGAAGGTCGAGTACGAGATCACCCGCGGACCCAAGGGTCTCCAGGCGGCGAACATCCGCCCGCTCTGA